ttaaaaattttcccaaatattttctttctctctctgcatttacttcttttgtttttctgagccAGATCCCCAAAcaatgattctcaaagtgtgggtCGTGGACCAGCCGCACTGGGAAATTGTTAGAAACTctggggccccaccccagagctctTGAATCTGGAACTGGGGTAGGGGATGAAGCCCGATCATGGACTTCACCAGCCACCTAGGCAATTCTGGATGTCACACACTACAGAACCTCTGGCTTCAAAGTCTCCTTGGTCAGTATTTCCCACTGATCACCAAATATAACCAGAGGTACCAGATCTCCTTTACCACTTCTCTTTTTAGAAAGATGTCTCCAACTTGACAGTAGAAAAACCTGATAGAAGCACAATGAATTGCTTGTGAGAAGTTATACAAGCAATCAGAATGGGGGGGGGACTTCTCCAGCTACAGGCCAGTTTTAGTATCTGTCTACTCCTCCTGAGGACTGGAAGACATGTTTATCTTCCAAGCTTCTACAGTCTGTTTTGGTTGTTCTCCTGGTTCTTTCTGAAAGCACCTTCTAAGATAGTTTTCATAACGAAGAGGCCACAGACAGGACACGCCCGACCCCTCACTCCTATCAGACAAGCAGCAAAGGAGGTCCCCATTCAGTCCCCAGCTGCCATTTGCCTCCTTTTCAAATCAAGGCACACCAGGTACCTGAGCGGGACAAGGGTAAGATGGCTGTCCCAGGACAACAGACACTGGAAAGTAAGgcgtggtgggtgggggagagctGGGGATCTGGCTGGCCTAAGAGAAGGGCCCATGGGGAAGAAGTGTTTAGACTGTGGATGTGTGTATCAAAGTGTTTGGGGCGGTCACATTGCCACATTCCTGGGGCTAGTGGTAGCCAAAACCCAGTCATTCCCATAGTGTTGCCTGCTCCTTTCAGTGAACAACCATGGGACCCCAAGGACACCCTTGGCTCTTGGCTGAGGCCCCTGTTGGCAGGCCTTCCTGACAGCAAGACGCCAGGGTAGCCCTTCTGTTTGCTGATCTCGGGCCCTGTATTTGCTCTCTGAATTCTGGGTTCTCGATTTTCAGGATAGTCACATTGGTAGAAAGCTCTAGACACATTTGGAGAATACTGGGGAGAGGTAAAggcatgagagagagggagagggaaagagagagagagggagaaattgtAACCTTCAGCACTGCATCAAAGAAAAGAAGGTGTTTTGTTCTGGCCATAGAAAGACTATAACCTGTGCACTATGAACACACACCCTTTGAGCTTCCTGAGACACTTTCAGGTCAGGTCAAGCATAGACAGCTCATCTCTAGCTACTTTGTGAAAGTAACTGATATTTGcattgatcttttcttttataaagtgaTTACACAAATATAATCTCATGTGTATCCCACTGAGGTTTTGCAAGgcaaaagaggaaaattatgagtattattattttaacacatCCCCattttcagagatgagaaaactgaggatccAAGCCCTTTCAGGGAAAACCTAGAGGCAGAACTTGGGCTTAACTCACATGTTCCCTATTCATAGCCACATGCCTCATGCTGAGAGCAAAGACTTCAAATTATAGAGAGGAGgcataggactttttttttttcaagtccattTGCAGTTTGGGGTCCACAGAATGAGCAAGCAGCAATTTCTTCTCTGTGGGCCACCTGAGTTGGGTGCTCAGAATTTTGAGCATTTGGTTTATAAGAACATGAGTGGGAGCTTGGAAATTCTGCTGAATGTGAAACGCAAACAGCTGAATCACTCTGGGACTCATCTCTGACTTGGATTCTGAATCTTGGAGCCGGGGGCACTGGTCCTGTGGTTGAAGTAATGGAACACAGGAATTTGGGGAGGGTGGAGGTGGTCAAAGCTTGAAATGCGCTCCTAAAGGTCAAGTCGGGGCTGGGGGAGTGGTAGGAAAGCCAGACACCCCAGGATGTCCTCTGACTTGCAAATGACAAGCAGGCAGATTAGGAGTGAGCAAAGTTCCCAGCCCTCCAAGAGCAGAGAATTGCACTTGGTAATGTGGTAGCCTTCACTGGCAGAGAACGGCAGGCAAAGCGGTTCACCTGTCGGGGCCAGTGTCGCTGGCTCCTTCCCAGAAGGCCAGACCCAGGGTTCCACCCCCTAAGCAGCCCTGGGGTTGGTTGGAGGTGCAGGAGATGGACGAGGGAGCTCTTACTTCAGGTACAAAATTGAGccgagaaaaagaggaaaaaaaatcgaaaagaaagagcaaatgaaGCGGAAGTTTCAAGGCTCTCTGCGAGGAATAACAGTATAAATAACCGAAGACGTCTTGTAAACACTGCGGTCATAACCCCGAACATTAAACAGCCCCGGTGGCATCTGGCGCATCGGCCCGCTGCGGGCTGCGCTGGGGCAGCGAGTGAACCGGGTTCCAGGCTCCTCGGCCTCGCCTCTCTGTTTATCTCAACTTAATCTTCCCCAAGGAGCTGTTCCGTAGCATGGAAGATGTTTAAATTAAAACCCAGTCCGCCGGAAGTCGTGGCCGGGAGCTGAAGGCGCTGGCTAACTGTAACCCATAGGTAGGCATAAGCGGTGTTAGAAGTAATTCATTAATTactaagaagaaataaataatgtatGTTGCAGCACTTCCTAAAGGTTATGGAATTTACACTTTTTCATAGCTCCCGTTATTTCTTCACAGTTTCGCATTATGGGTTGTTTGGGTTCATGTCTGCGCCTAGAAAGCTAAAAAACGTGGAATTTACCTTCCTGCTCCTGTCATCAATTATACCGTGGAATACTTGAAAATCGGATTTTCCTTTTGGTGTGTTTTTCCCTTGAATCGTGTAACTGTTACTAACGGTTAtcctgcccccccctttttttggttcACGGttacattatttataattgtcTTAAGAATAACCTGCAAACCTGAGACcagagtttctttttgaggtttCAGTGTGAAATGTGAGCTGCACCTTCACAGTggaaattgtttttaatcttttccatCTCTAGAAGTTTGGATTGAGGATCAAAagaatcacttttattttcaagGTTCCCCATAGTCCCCTGCTTTCAAGtctagatcattttttttttttttggtaaaaatcacACCAATGTCAGGGCTTTTAGCAAtataaagaaagatttattttcgAAAGTAGCAAaacttgtttgaaaaaaatatatatctttaagtGAATTACTTTATAAATGTGACTGTCAAAGTCAGCTATTCTATGATCTACATTTTACAACATATTGTACAAAAGATACACACTGATAGGCTCttattatctatttatatatttataattacatattgcACTTGGACCAGCAAGGCTCGAAGAGTCATTCACGGTAGAAGTTAATAAAGTTAAATAGATGGGAATCTTTGTAAGTACAACTGATCTCCTCAGGTTTGGAAACGAATCTCCTCGTCGCTCTAAAGTGTtctcgcgggggggggggggcgggggatagGGAGAGGAGCGTTGCGAGGgggaagcagagacagagagcagggagggcaggggtcgCCTTCCCGGGGCCCGCTCCCCCCGGGAGCGCGCCTTTCCCAGACTCGCACCTCCAAGGTCAGGACGCTGTGGTTCCACATAAGCGGCTCGCGGTCACCACTTCTTTCAGGTCACTCTCGGGTTTCCCGGCCACCATAAAGGGCCACGTCTGCAGGAGAGAAGAGGGTGGAGGAGGTAAGTGGCCttggaggagggatggggtggattCGGAGCCTGAGactaaaggagagggagaggtgggggcaggcagtGAGTTGGAGAGAGGCGTTATCTCTGCAATTTGCTCCGTGTTCCAGTGCGCCCCGTGGCTGGATAAAGAAAAAGCGTTGGCTCCAAGTCACAGCTCGGGGTGGTAGAGCAAAGGGGGTTCATCCTCAGTTGTAAGAGAAACCCAAAGAGGAGGCCCTTGGAAGGCCCAAAGTGGCTGGGGCAGCTGCCGGGGTAAGCCTAAGCAGGGAAGCCGAGAAGGACCTAGCGCCTAGCGGACCCCGGGTTCAAGGCGAAGTGGCCCTCGGGCCCCTCTTCTGAGGCCCTGCCCAGGTTTCCCGGCCCCCTCGCTTTCCTCCCCGTCTGTTTTTCTACTGCCAGCTTCCATTTCCTCCCTCACAAACGCGGGCTTTGGACCACAGTTTCTAAATTAATCGCTGGCTCttaaggggtgggggggataatGCTAATAAAAGAATATACGcgcatattttatttaagatcaTCTTCCTACTGGGCTGAGCGAACATCGCCTTTTCCCTTCCCCGAGGTGTTTTATAATAAAGCTCACTGCAGTTTCTTTATTCAAAGATGAACACAGCAGCAACTGTAAATGAAGTGATTACTTTCATTTTAGTTACAGATTTCGAAAAGCTATTTACGcatcttttttttagaaagagaataaacttttaattagagggaaaaatatttaccagGGTAAAATGTGGTtttgcacccctccccccaattccTGAAATCAATTCAGTGAGAAGACAATTCAAAGCTCCCAACCTCTCCCACTAGTGCTGGCCGATAAGATGACTTTTAAGAGGAAAACCTCTCATTCTTATCATATATAAACAAAGGTGCTAGTAAGTTGTGgtccttgtttttctttagagCCTGGAGgtcttaaaatgaaatgaaataaaaaaggaattaaactgTACTTCTTATATAGCAAAATGCATTTGAGAGAAATTAGCCTCAGTGAGCATTACGGGTTTTTTGTAACATGTTTTTAAATCTTCAACGAGAGTGGcctattttaatgttatttattatattttaatatcactTATTACACTAATATTTGTGAGAATTTACTGATTAGGCTGATATTTGTTAGAACTTCTgggatttaaaaatgttaatctaCCTATAAGAGAAGCGCCGAATATTTACATAATTGGGGACTTACATGACAATTACGGGGCCATGAATTTGTATCTAATGGTCCTAAATATACCTGGGAAATAAACAGAATTGGGTGTTTTTATGTACAAAAATGAGAAGGGGAAAATCAAGTTCTCCTTCAgctaaaagaagaataaagggaTTCACAAAATGCCTTCTAGGCGCGCAGCATCTGGCTGGTGTTCCCTGTCCCACACCAGCCCTGACGGCGCTGGCGCGGGTTCGGGGATCCCTCTTTGCCAGCTCAGTACACTTGCGAACTCTTAATTGGGCTGCCACGTCAAACACTTGCATAAATCATCTCCGCTCCAGCAGCTTGCAGGGCAGAGAGCGAGGGCGGTGCGGGATCTCCTGCAAAGGTCCCCAGAGGCGCGCCGGGCTGGTGGCGGCCGAGGTGAGCGCACAGCCATTCCGCAGACGCGGCTGCGGACGCGCTGGCGGGGGGCATTCGGGTAGCCGCAGCGGCATCGGCATCGGCGGACTTACCAGGTTGACCGGGTGAATGTAACCGTTCTCGTACTTGTCGTTAGCCAGGATCTGCCTCAAGTGCGCGATGTAGCTGGACGCCAGCCTGAGCGTGTCCAGCTTGGAGAGCTTGGTGTCCGGGGGCACCCAGGGCAGGGTGGTCTTGAGCCTGGAGAAGGCCTTGCTCAGCACCCGCATCCGGGCCCGCTCGCGCGCGTTGGCCGCGTTGCGCTGGACCTGCTTCCCCTCCTGGCTGACGCCGCTCAAGGGGCTCTTCTTGGTGGGCGCCTTCCTCCTCTTGCCCAGGCCTCCGCGGCCCTTCTGGGGAGACCCCGCCTCGCAGTTGGAGCTCTCCTCGGTGCTCTCGTTGGAAGTCACAAACTCTTTGCTCGAGTCCATTTTCAGCCCGTCACAGTCCAGCATCTCCACTTCTTGAAGATCCTCCACATCGCTGAGCGAGCCGGTGGACATGTTTGGGGGAGaggatcgggggggggggggatgagagaaagagagagagcgagcgagcgagcgcgAGCGAGCCCCAAACCAGTAGGCCCCCGGGTGTGGAGTATGAAGCAGCCACCTCGTGTTGGGAATTGGAGTTGGGGTCTGGTTGAGTCTCACACCCCTTTCCCCTTCGCAGAGTTGTGAGAAGGAACCCAGAGGGCTTCTGCGGGGAGGAACCCAGCTCTGTTTCCCCACCCCCGGAGTCCTGGCCGCAGAGGAGTGTGAGAGAGCGCTGAGGAATTTGGTGGACACTAGGAATTTATCTGGGGAATAGAGAGGCGGATCCTTGTAGCCCAGGGGAGGGGCCTACGAGGCCCCAGCCGACTCTTAGACCCCTTTCACAACCAGAGGGAAACTCTTACGCACAGACCCTGATTTCCAACTTGCAATGTAAATCAACTCAACTGCAACACGCAAATACCAGTCACCTTCTTCCAGTTTAGCCAAGGAGAGCgccccacccacagcccctcTCCAGGGCCATCTCCTAAGGCCTGCTTTCCCTCTTAAGAGGTCGTAGCTGGTTGTTACTGAGGACTTCAGAAAAACAACCGGATCCTTTTGCTCTATCTGGGACTTCCAAACACAAATCTCACAAGCATCCCCCTGTCTCCTCTTCCCTGCAATTTAAACACCATCCAGACAGTGGTCAACTCCTGCCTGCCAACACCCCTAAGACTCTGTGGCTTTACCAAGATATCTTCCCACCTTTAACCGGGGTAAATTAACAAAACAAGCACTTCACTGAATCTTTAGGGTGATGCAGAGAAAGTACCAAAACATCCATCTGCACCTGGTCACTTTAAAGCTATGATGGAACTGTTTGTGCACACAAACATACTCGATGATCGCACACCCAGGACAACACACACAGtttagtgggggtgggggtggtgagatAGAGTCCCACGAGTGTGTGGAAAGCATTTTGTTAATTGATAATCTTTTCttgacaaaattaaaactttcccCTAAAATTCTTTCTAGAAATGCATTTAATAATGTCTTAAGAATCTTAGCGGCTCTCAGATATTATCTTGCCTGGGACTTGTTGTTTTCACCCTCCCAATGCCTTGGCCTTCTCCTTAGGGCCTCTTTGCTACCCGGGTTCCCCACCTGAAACTGGTATTACAGAATACTAAGCAGTATTAGCCCTTGGggcaaagggtttttttttgttgttgttgtttgtttttgttttgttttgttttttcctttctctaactCGAGCCTGGACCCTCTTtcctggagaagaagaaaatctgGAGAGTAAGTAGAAAAGCAAAGGGAACCAGCAACCAAGAGATTGCATAAAATCGATGAAATAAAATTGGAGAGACAGAACGCCTGAATCTCTCTTACTGATTCTTCTCCAGGTTTTCTTCCCTTGCAATTAGGCATCGAAGACAAGGGGCTGGAGCAAAGTGTAAGAGCAGCTTCTGAGCTTTTGGTTCACGGGCTGTACCCCTCTCCTACATTAAGATATCATATCTCTAATCCTGGCTCAGCTGGGAATTCACTAACCTCTAACGTTTTGTTTTGTTAGCAGGGTCTTGTTTGCTTTCCCCCATGCTGTAAACTAAACAGATTGTCAGCAAATCAGTCTTTATTAATGAATTAGTGAGAACCCCTCCCCATAATATCTTTGCCCAGGATCCAAAATTTGTTAATCACCAGTGTAGAGATTTATGAGCtctcttattttctgttgtttgtgcAGGTGGAGATTTAAATGACCATATCCACCACCAAGATTTATTGTGAGAGTGATTGATGTTATAAACCAGGAACAGGACTCTTCCCACAGCAGGGATGACAGAAATATCAAGTTGAAGTTGCCTTTGTCCTCATGCACAACTGACCCAGTACTACAACACAGAAAAAGTATAATAATTTAATCTGAGATCCAAGACAGCATTAAGAGAACACCCAGCAGGCCTGTTAAACATTTCCCCACTGATTCCCAAactagtttctttattttccctcccttttcttgcTCTTAGGAAGACATGAAAGTTATTTTTAGGCTAAAAGAAATATGTGAAAGTAGGCATTGGCCAGCACTTTGTGAAATGTGTGTTTGTGCAGCTACTGAGATATCTGCAAACTaatcactatttatttatttatttatttatttatttatttatttattggggcccCAGAGTAGAATCATAATTAAGAATCAGAACTATGGCCTTACCACATACCAAGCTATTAAGCTGTATAGATTTTGCTTCTCTAAGCACTCTCTTTTGGCGGGAGGGTGAGGATCTGGTTTTCTGCCACACCTCAGATGGTAGACTGCTCAGGCTGTTTGGGGGACAGCAACAATCATAGAAATAAAGACCGCTGAATAGATTTCTGCTATTTTTTCAAGGTCCGAAACTTAAGAAGAGCAATTTCTGGAAGAGAGCAGAACTAGCTTCATGCCACAAATTGATTTATGTGCCTAgcaattattgtttttttagatAAACAAGAATTAAGTCCACTTATCTTGCGTGATACACTGGGTTGATAATGAACTTTGGGGTGTTTGTGAACACTCTCCAAGGGACGGTTACCAGTTTAGGATGTGAAGATGTGAAGAAGGCTGTTATTTGGGTATCTTGATGTGAAGTCTTGAAGAAAgtacattaatataaataatacttttttctttcctcttgacaTTTTGTGTCTATCCCTGCTAATAAACACTAAGGGACAAATGGGTGGGAGAAATGCCTTATTGGATTCTACTAAGAAAACCAGTTAGGCTGTAACTTAAGCTGTGCCAAATTCTCCCCAAATATAAACTATATTCTGTGAGAAGAGAGGCACATTTTGAGAAGCTGTATTAACTCTTTCGACAACAAGAGAAATACTTTGAACATTACTGTTTCAAAATGCCAACTAGAAAGCTCATCGTTTGAAAGCACGAGGTAGTTACTAAAAGCTCTTGCCTTACTTTTAAGAGAGAGTTTATGCCCCAGAGACATCTGGCCAATTTGCTGCACACTTCTAACGATTTGTTTTGCAAGAAAGACTATCTTTGAAAGATTTCAGTGCTAAGGAAAATCTATCTCCAAGGGTTGTAAAATGAAGATTAGGTGTGGAATGTGTCCTTGAACTTAAATCCTGGTTTATCAACTGATAAATTTTCAGGAAGTTCAAATTTGATTCAGTTGTGCTTGGATAAAataatttgcttcctttttttatgAGAAGGAAAACATCACAGGCTTCTTTCTAACTGACTTCATATGCCATCACATTCTTTttcccaggggaggggggaattatgtcttcaaattaaaaatttaattcttttctcaTACTCTCCATTTTTTGGCCAGGAAGCATGCAGGCTGGCAAATTGACGAAACTGCCAATTCTGTTTTATCCCCTTCACTTCTAATGAACACCTCCTGCTGTGTTATTCTCTTTACTTGATATGGTGACCACCACTTCAACAATGTCTGGACTTTCCGTGCAAATCAgtgcttctttctccattcaacAAAATTGTTACTGTACCCTTTGCTGCTAATTGAGTGTTTTCCATCTCCTGCTCATAAGCCTATTGAAatctggttctattttttttttttttttgagagagtgtgggggCGGTGTAGAGGGAGatagaatcttaagtagactccacgcccagtgcagaacctgacttggggctcgaatctcatggccctgagatcatgacctgagtggaaatcaagagtcagacctttaactgactaagctactcaggtgcccctccctttttaaaattgcatttttaacttaatttataaAGTAAGCATTATCTCTCCTTATGTGTTCCAAATAGTAATGGTGCTGGCCTGTCATATTTGGCAGCTAAAGTGAGTAGAGCCCTAGTGAGTGAGATTGGTGACTATCTAAGGAGGTCAATATAGTGATGTGGGTGTTGCTGTTATCTTTACCTGACATCAATTATGATCAGCAATACATCAATTATGATCAGCAATCGGAAGTCATCTTCATGTTCACGTACCCCCTCTGCCCTTTCCGCATTTTATTCAATGGATTGTAGCTTCAAACCCATAACACTAAGATTTAAAgctggcaaaaacaaacaaacaaaaaacaaaacaaaaaacaaaaaaccccacaacaacAATAAAGTTCAAAGAAAGTCCAAACT
Above is a window of Zalophus californianus isolate mZalCal1 chromosome 7, mZalCal1.pri.v2, whole genome shotgun sequence DNA encoding:
- the TCF21 gene encoding transcription factor 21; translated protein: MSTGSLSDVEDLQEVEMLDCDGLKMDSSKEFVTSNESTEESSNCEAGSPQKGRGGLGKRRKAPTKKSPLSGVSQEGKQVQRNAANARERARMRVLSKAFSRLKTTLPWVPPDTKLSKLDTLRLASSYIAHLRQILANDKYENGYIHPVNLTWPFMVAGKPESDLKEVVTASRLCGTTAS